From one Phycodurus eques isolate BA_2022a chromosome 6, UOR_Pequ_1.1, whole genome shotgun sequence genomic stretch:
- the hmx4 gene encoding H6 family homeobox 4 yields MSKVDAACRPSASLKFTIDNILNLKTSGRAGDRCHPQRERDVSATATCKGRIPPSHLEGSGAHRRQRSDESDSATDKGRAVEEVRFESGDSSCDDCSSTTTSTTTTITTTTTTTTEPLKADSSAKKSKMITKKKTRTIFSKRQIFQLESTFDMKRYLSSAERACLASSLQLTETQVKIWFQNRRNKLKRQISSEIDGPLSDFPETVKPVVVGQLPALYKEGSLLGRCLVPMPLPVVYQGSNTPYLCFSNTSKYFSLYDGDV; encoded by the exons ATGAGTAAAGTGGACGCAGCATGTCGTCCCAGCGCCTCTCTCAAGTTCACCATTGACAACATCCTCAACCTGAAGACAAGCGGGCGCGCCGGTGACCGCTGTCACCCCCAGCGAGAGCGCGATGTCTCGGCCACCGCGACGTGTAAAGGCCGCATTCCGCCGAGCCACCTGGAGGGGTCCGGAGCCCATCGCAGGCAGCGATCGGACGAAAGTG ACTCGGCCACCGACAAGGGCCGCGCTGTGGAGGAGGTGCGCTTTGAGAGCGGGGACAGCAGCTGCGACGACTGCAGctccaccaccacctccaccaccaccaccatcaccaccaccaccaccaccaccacggaGCCTCTTAAAGCGGACAGTTCCGCCAAGAAGAGCAAAATGATCACGAAAAAGAAAACGCGCACCATTTTTTCCAAGAGACAGATCTTCCAGTTGGAGTCTACGTTCGACATGAAGCGCTACCTGAGCAGCGCCGAGCGCGCCTGTCTCGCCAGCTCTCTGCAGCTCACCGAAACCCAGGTGAAAATATGGTTCCAGAACCGCAGGAATAAGTTGAAACGGCAAATCTCGAGTGAAATCGACGGGCCGCTCAGCGACTTCCCAGAGACGGTGAAGCCCGTGGTGGTGGGTCAGCTACCGGCCTTGTACAAGGAGGGCAGCCTGCTGGGGAGGTGCCTCGTGCCCATGCCGTTGCCCGTCGTCTACCAGGGTTCGAACACGCCTTACCTCTGTTTCTCCAACACCAGCAAGTACTTCAGCCTCTATGACGGGGACGTATGA